Proteins from a genomic interval of Desulfofustis limnaeus:
- a CDS encoding response regulator, with translation MGTLNVEHMIEEIRANVLSGDRLKARLVLDHLDQVDERGRNRLVYEISRAEPSFAVPLCCHLLHEHPRVAESMPSIRELLVAKLLAYPELLPVFLASPEIKDKRIIIELVGEMKYEPATPALLHLIAVARDEAQILQIIDTLGEIGDPEAINTLTDHLYAANRDLILAAVRALGQVATPTAMQRLAERMGTDTEIDLLILSIFARVQDLVSLERLNEALRSHYAQMRTFAKQELVRIGPKAVPLLIKNLTGDDSDFLIHTLNVLGDIGDESAILPIRKLLEGAPANANVRFAAYEALAQLPLRKGAYTLTAGLTDPEEHVCIAAARAIDRNLSPLLVTGLKNLLRSRNDEAFHMTRILIKAQVDRLFLSLVAEPFFVEMARTYLPQIHRDLRLHYAALLKGAGYGELAAVISDAEECGGRLKVVAVDDSRMILNIYKVTLHELGYEPVLFEFPESALHWLQTEKPLLVLTDLNMPMLTGTQLTEKIRGIYPAEQLPIIMVTTQNEAMDHEAARQAGVTDIISKPFNAASLKTAMERVLR, from the coding sequence ATGGGAACACTCAATGTCGAGCACATGATCGAAGAGATCAGAGCCAACGTCCTCAGCGGCGACAGGCTCAAGGCTCGTTTGGTTCTCGATCACCTCGATCAGGTAGACGAACGCGGCCGTAATCGTCTGGTCTATGAGATCTCCCGTGCCGAGCCATCGTTTGCAGTGCCGCTCTGCTGCCATCTGTTGCATGAACATCCTCGGGTTGCCGAATCGATGCCGTCGATTCGAGAGCTGCTGGTCGCCAAACTTCTGGCCTATCCGGAACTCCTCCCCGTGTTTCTGGCTTCACCGGAAATCAAGGATAAAAGGATCATCATCGAACTGGTCGGTGAGATGAAATACGAGCCGGCGACGCCGGCTCTGCTGCACTTGATTGCCGTGGCCCGAGACGAGGCCCAGATCCTGCAGATTATCGATACCTTGGGTGAAATCGGCGATCCCGAGGCGATCAATACGTTGACCGATCACCTCTACGCCGCCAACCGCGACCTGATTCTGGCTGCGGTTCGGGCACTCGGTCAGGTGGCAACACCAACGGCCATGCAGCGATTGGCCGAACGGATGGGTACCGACACCGAGATCGATTTGCTGATCCTCTCCATCTTCGCCCGGGTTCAGGACTTGGTGTCGCTCGAGCGTTTGAACGAAGCACTGCGGTCTCATTACGCCCAGATGCGCACCTTTGCCAAGCAGGAATTGGTCCGCATCGGCCCGAAAGCCGTGCCGCTGCTGATTAAGAACCTGACCGGTGATGATTCCGACTTCCTGATTCACACGCTCAACGTGTTGGGGGACATCGGTGATGAATCGGCGATCCTGCCCATCAGAAAATTGTTGGAGGGAGCACCGGCCAACGCCAACGTTCGATTTGCTGCGTATGAAGCGCTGGCTCAGTTACCGCTGCGCAAAGGCGCCTATACCCTGACCGCCGGTTTGACCGACCCGGAAGAGCATGTCTGCATTGCCGCCGCCCGGGCGATCGATCGCAATCTGTCACCGTTGCTGGTGACCGGTTTGAAAAATCTCCTGCGCAGCCGGAACGACGAAGCGTTCCACATGACCCGAATCCTCATCAAAGCCCAGGTGGATCGGCTCTTTCTCAGCCTGGTCGCTGAACCCTTCTTTGTGGAGATGGCGAGGACCTATCTGCCGCAGATTCATCGCGACCTGCGGCTGCACTATGCAGCACTGCTCAAGGGTGCCGGCTATGGCGAGTTGGCAGCGGTGATCAGCGATGCGGAAGAGTGCGGTGGTCGCCTGAAGGTCGTGGCGGTTGATGATTCACGTATGATTCTCAATATCTATAAGGTAACGCTGCACGAACTCGGTTATGAACCGGTCCTCTTTGAGTTCCCCGAATCGGCGCTGCACTGGCTGCAAACGGAAAAGCCCCTGCTGGTCTTGACCGATCTCAACATGCCGATGCTCACCGGCACGCAGTTGACTGAAAAGATACGAGGCATCTATCCGGCTGAACAATTACCGATCATCATGGTCACCACCCAGAACGAGGCAATGGACCATGAAGCGGCCAGGCAGGCGGGTGTCACCGATATCATCAGCAAACCGTTCAACGCCGCTTCCCTGAAAACGGCTATGGAGCGGGTGCTGCGCTGA
- a CDS encoding FAD-dependent oxidoreductase, whose amino-acid sequence MGQKVVVIGAVAAGPKAAVRVKRLQADADVLLIDQDNYISYGGCGIPYYVSGDVSDEKELRSTSFHMVRDERYFEKAKGVRTMTMTRALAIDRKARAVLVENLVTGRQQSIEYDKLLLATGSDPVILPIPGTDLQGVFTVNDLHKAIAIKDLIAKGKVGKVAVIGGGAIGIEMAEACKDLWGLEVSLVEFKSHLLPNLVDWEMADMLAKHLRDNGVAVHLEEGATEILGNDDGWVTGLRTNKRTIEADMVLMAAGVRPRSQLAREAGLNVSQGGAIVVNEHMQTSDPSIYAAGDCVEITNLVSGLKLFAPLGSLANKQGRVAGDNIAGIPSVFKGGVGSFIMKAFETSIGSAGLTLAAARAAGYDAAVSLTSPSDRAHFFPTQSVVCYLLVFDRRTRKVLGLQGFGPMGDGILARINSAAPLLCSGATIEDFNTIEMAYSPPFSSAIDVLNAAAYVAENICDGRMRAIDIREYLGYMHDPDSRPDWRLLDVRSVREAEPFINAFGTGRWLSLPYDEVRERYQELPRDKTLVIVCNAGSRSYEIQRFLDQVDYPNTLVLPGGMNVIRRLNVDWLP is encoded by the coding sequence ATGGGACAGAAAGTAGTGGTGATAGGGGCGGTGGCTGCCGGTCCGAAGGCGGCGGTGCGGGTCAAACGACTTCAGGCAGATGCCGATGTTTTGTTAATAGATCAAGATAATTACATATCATACGGTGGGTGCGGTATTCCCTATTACGTATCGGGGGACGTCTCTGATGAGAAAGAGCTGCGATCCACCAGCTTCCATATGGTCCGGGATGAGCGGTATTTTGAGAAGGCCAAGGGGGTTCGGACCATGACCATGACCAGGGCTCTGGCCATCGATCGGAAAGCAAGAGCGGTGCTGGTCGAGAATCTGGTGACCGGTCGGCAACAATCGATTGAGTATGACAAGCTGTTGCTGGCAACCGGCAGCGATCCGGTGATCCTTCCCATTCCGGGGACTGATCTGCAGGGCGTCTTCACCGTCAACGACCTGCACAAGGCCATCGCCATCAAGGATTTGATCGCCAAAGGCAAGGTTGGCAAAGTGGCCGTCATCGGCGGCGGCGCCATCGGTATCGAGATGGCTGAGGCCTGCAAAGACCTCTGGGGACTGGAGGTGTCGCTGGTAGAATTCAAGTCCCATCTTCTGCCTAATCTGGTCGATTGGGAGATGGCCGATATGCTGGCCAAGCATCTGCGGGACAACGGTGTTGCCGTCCATCTGGAGGAGGGGGCGACCGAGATCCTCGGCAACGATGACGGTTGGGTGACCGGGTTACGGACCAACAAGCGGACCATCGAGGCGGATATGGTCTTGATGGCCGCCGGCGTCAGACCGCGCTCGCAACTGGCCCGTGAGGCGGGGCTCAACGTCTCGCAAGGCGGGGCAATCGTGGTCAATGAACACATGCAGACCTCCGATCCGAGTATCTATGCTGCCGGTGATTGCGTCGAAATTACCAACCTTGTTTCCGGTCTCAAGCTGTTTGCCCCACTCGGCTCCCTGGCCAACAAACAGGGGCGGGTGGCCGGCGACAATATCGCCGGTATTCCTTCGGTCTTCAAGGGCGGTGTTGGCAGCTTCATCATGAAGGCCTTCGAGACCAGCATCGGCTCCGCCGGATTGACCCTGGCGGCGGCCCGAGCCGCCGGCTATGATGCAGCGGTATCGCTGACCTCACCGAGCGATCGTGCCCATTTTTTTCCAACCCAGTCGGTTGTCTGCTATCTCCTGGTCTTTGACCGCCGGACCCGTAAGGTTCTCGGTCTCCAGGGATTCGGACCGATGGGGGACGGCATCCTGGCCCGGATCAACAGTGCCGCGCCGCTGCTTTGCTCCGGGGCGACCATCGAGGATTTCAACACTATCGAGATGGCCTACTCGCCGCCCTTTTCATCGGCCATCGATGTTCTCAACGCCGCTGCCTACGTGGCGGAAAACATCTGCGACGGGCGGATGCGCGCCATCGACATCAGGGAGTATCTGGGCTATATGCATGACCCCGACAGCCGGCCCGACTGGCGGTTGCTTGATGTGCGCAGTGTTCGGGAGGCTGAGCCGTTCATTAACGCCTTTGGTACCGGCCGGTGGCTTTCCCTGCCCTACGATGAAGTGAGGGAGCGCTATCAGGAACTACCCCGGGACAAAACCCTGGTGATCGTCTGCAACGCAGGTTCCCGTTCCTATGAGATTCAGCGCTTTCTCGATCAAGTCGATTACCCGAACACCTTGGTGTTGCCCGGAGGCATGAACGTGATTCGCCGTCTCAACGTCGACTGGCTGCCGTAA
- a CDS encoding histidinol-phosphatase encodes MIPDLSADGHVHTYLCGHATGAMEDYVRAAIDRGLRRITFLEHLEAGIEYAPKTWLTDQDFTFYFAEGERLRSVYGERLHIGLGVEVGYNPEQVEVILQRLSRFRWDRIGLSYHFHRLPGAPYHLNLLSNKKKNLEIMEHQGSDLLLGHYFDALLDAVERIPAHVLCHLDAGLRHLPGRRFTAAHREQIERLLQAVKRHSMALEINTSGYEITGQPFPPAEIIARARQLGIPVLPGSDAHRPADVGRFFDRLGDVFSAAPAP; translated from the coding sequence ATGATTCCTGACCTGTCGGCAGATGGGCATGTCCACACCTACCTCTGCGGTCATGCCACCGGCGCCATGGAGGATTACGTCCGAGCCGCCATCGACAGGGGATTACGTCGGATAACCTTTCTCGAGCATCTGGAAGCCGGCATCGAGTACGCGCCGAAGACTTGGCTGACCGACCAGGATTTCACCTTTTACTTTGCTGAAGGCGAGCGGCTTCGCTCGGTCTACGGCGAGCGCCTGCACATCGGGCTCGGCGTCGAAGTCGGTTACAACCCGGAGCAGGTGGAGGTGATCCTGCAACGCCTGTCCCGCTTCCGTTGGGACCGGATCGGCCTGTCCTACCATTTCCACCGTTTACCGGGAGCGCCGTACCACCTGAACCTGCTCAGCAACAAGAAGAAGAACCTGGAGATCATGGAACACCAGGGCAGCGACCTGCTGCTCGGTCACTATTTTGACGCACTCCTCGATGCGGTGGAGCGAATTCCGGCCCACGTGCTCTGCCATCTCGACGCCGGTCTCCGGCACCTGCCCGGCCGCCGCTTCACCGCAGCACACCGGGAACAGATCGAACGCCTCCTGCAGGCAGTCAAACGCCACTCCATGGCACTGGAAATCAACACCTCCGGCTATGAGATCACCGGCCAGCCTTTTCCACCGGCAGAGATTATTGCCCGGGCCCGACAGCTCGGCATCCCGGTGTTACCCGGCTCCGACGCCCATCGGCCAGCCGATGTGGGACGATTTTTCGACCGTCTCGGTGATGTATTCAGCGCAGCACCCGCTCCATAG
- a CDS encoding radical SAM protein: MSRSRHREQLYRKDSRREHDGDRFDERERGAFLKKWTGRLPVALLYPNTYRVGMSSLGLQLVYRLLNDDDRIVCERFFLPEASHPLVSVESGRPLDNFPLVFFSVSFEHDYVNLPGMLIAAGIEPLAQKRGERVSAGAPLLVCGGVATFMNPEPLAPFIDLFAIGEAEALLPHLLAVLTRTDSGRHELCQELNTRYPGFYAPRLYQPQFDEDRHQSGLIPDPGLPQRVRRAYLETTSQAGHSELLTSQTEFAELFLTELGRGCSRGCRFCTAGFIYRPPRLWESGAVLASLRQRPEGVSRIGLVGMEMTDAETLDAVAACVSELGCSLSFSSLRADRISDRLVELLGASNLKSVAIAPDGGSQRLRSVINKGLDDAHLIGAAERLAAAGLTRLKLYVMIGLPSETEDDLQEFVGLLDRIRAAIEPIGRRRKRLCELTVSVNCFVPKPWTPFQYHPFGSSEQLAAEQTIAGRQAVTLLRGRMMLLKRAVAERPNIRITFDTPEQALGQAVLARGDRRLAQVLLSMATSGISMKQAMKEQSLDERLFATRQYGPDSFLPWQCLDHGIADSYLWREYQRAFLARPTAPCEPTRCRRCGVCHD; encoded by the coding sequence GTGAGTCGAAGCAGGCACAGGGAGCAGCTGTACCGGAAAGACAGCCGCAGGGAACACGACGGTGATCGTTTCGACGAACGGGAGCGTGGCGCTTTTCTGAAAAAATGGACCGGACGGTTGCCGGTGGCGCTGCTCTATCCCAATACCTATCGGGTCGGGATGTCCAGTCTCGGCCTGCAGCTGGTCTATCGCCTGCTCAACGATGACGATCGCATCGTCTGCGAACGGTTTTTTCTTCCGGAGGCTAGCCACCCGCTGGTCTCGGTGGAATCGGGACGGCCGCTGGACAACTTTCCGTTGGTGTTCTTTTCCGTCAGTTTCGAACACGACTATGTCAATCTGCCCGGCATGCTGATCGCTGCCGGCATCGAACCGCTGGCCCAGAAGCGGGGCGAACGGGTCAGCGCCGGCGCGCCGCTGCTGGTCTGTGGCGGGGTGGCGACCTTCATGAACCCCGAGCCGCTGGCCCCTTTTATCGATCTCTTTGCCATCGGCGAGGCCGAAGCACTGCTGCCGCACTTGCTTGCCGTTCTCACCCGGACCGATTCCGGTCGCCATGAACTGTGCCAGGAGCTGAACACCAGATACCCGGGGTTCTATGCTCCGCGTCTGTACCAGCCGCAGTTCGACGAAGATCGGCACCAAAGCGGTCTGATCCCGGACCCCGGCCTGCCGCAACGGGTGCGCCGGGCCTATCTGGAAACCACGAGCCAGGCCGGTCATTCGGAGCTGCTGACCAGCCAGACCGAGTTTGCCGAGCTCTTTCTGACGGAATTGGGACGGGGTTGTTCGCGGGGCTGCCGGTTCTGCACCGCCGGCTTCATCTACCGGCCGCCACGGCTGTGGGAAAGCGGTGCGGTGCTGGCCAGCCTGCGGCAGCGCCCCGAGGGGGTTTCGCGGATCGGGTTGGTGGGTATGGAGATGACCGACGCCGAGACACTTGATGCGGTGGCCGCCTGCGTCAGCGAATTGGGGTGTTCACTGTCGTTCTCGTCGCTCCGCGCCGACCGGATCAGCGATCGGCTGGTGGAGCTGCTCGGCGCCAGCAACCTCAAAAGCGTGGCCATCGCCCCGGACGGTGGATCCCAGCGGCTGCGGTCGGTGATCAACAAGGGCCTGGACGATGCTCATCTGATCGGTGCGGCCGAACGACTGGCGGCCGCCGGTCTGACCCGCCTGAAGCTCTATGTGATGATCGGCCTGCCCAGTGAGACTGAAGACGATCTGCAGGAATTTGTCGGGCTGCTGGACCGCATCCGCGCCGCCATCGAGCCGATCGGCCGCCGTCGCAAACGTCTCTGCGAGTTGACGGTGTCGGTCAATTGTTTCGTCCCTAAGCCGTGGACGCCGTTTCAATACCACCCGTTCGGCAGCAGTGAGCAGTTGGCCGCGGAGCAGACCATAGCCGGTCGGCAGGCGGTCACCCTGCTGCGCGGGCGCATGATGTTGCTCAAGCGTGCGGTTGCCGAGCGGCCCAATATACGGATCACCTTCGATACGCCCGAGCAGGCCCTGGGCCAGGCGGTGCTGGCCCGGGGCGATCGGCGCCTGGCCCAGGTCTTGCTCTCCATGGCCACTTCAGGTATATCCATGAAACAGGCCATGAAAGAGCAGTCGCTGGACGAGCGGCTTTTCGCCACCCGGCAGTATGGTCCCGATTCGTTTCTGCCGTGGCAGTGCCTCGATCACGGTATCGCTGACTCGTATCTGTGGCGGGAGTATCAACGCGCCTTTCTGGCCAGGCCGACCGCTCCCTGCGAGCCAACCCGGTGCCGGCGCTGCGGAGTATGCCATGACTGA
- a CDS encoding sensor histidine kinase, whose product MTESTEKGKSERGRTGSVDTGLQPFILVKYFSFSALGVFLIFTLVLSWIISNHARNVMLKQSEDYSLLLAGNLNQQVFRRFVLPAVVRYGQIALRNPEQFDYLDRIVRGVIQGLAIDSVTIYDSSENIISYSTVDELVGLRDRGGIEYEKALQGSANSRFIYSGSIWSLLAREPNVSCQLKTFIPFRQVKESGEEGESIMGVIEIVKDLSRDYTAILKLQSRIILVSSVVMTVLFLVLRTIVWRAGKIIERKTVERLKLEEQLNRTERLAQLGTMVATVSHEIKSPLGIVRSTADILKKRIAKVAPGNENLAQIIIDETTRLNTIVTEFLDFARPQEPKLQRHDVHQVLTRAVGFIRPMAEEKKIAIDVEMLPEAMEKDLDEDMIYRVFLNVLINGLQATESGGRIRIETRRGPAGEAVVRVSDTGIGMSPELLEQVFQPFFTDKRKGTGLGLAIALNSVERHHGTISVESREGAGSTFTIVLP is encoded by the coding sequence ATGACTGAATCCACAGAAAAAGGAAAAAGCGAGAGAGGGCGCACCGGGAGTGTCGACACCGGCCTACAACCGTTTATTCTGGTCAAGTATTTTTCCTTTTCCGCTCTCGGGGTGTTTTTGATCTTTACCCTGGTGCTCTCCTGGATCATCTCCAACCATGCCCGCAACGTCATGCTCAAGCAGAGCGAGGATTACTCGCTGCTGCTGGCCGGTAATCTCAACCAGCAGGTGTTTCGTCGTTTCGTGCTGCCGGCGGTGGTGCGTTATGGTCAGATTGCCCTGCGCAATCCGGAACAATTCGACTATCTGGACCGCATCGTGCGCGGGGTCATCCAGGGCCTGGCTATTGATTCGGTGACCATCTACGACTCCAGCGAGAATATCATCTCCTATTCGACGGTGGACGAACTGGTCGGCTTGCGTGATCGGGGCGGCATAGAGTACGAAAAGGCGTTGCAGGGGAGCGCCAACTCGCGCTTTATCTACAGCGGTTCGATCTGGAGCCTGCTCGCCAGAGAACCCAACGTCAGTTGCCAGCTCAAGACCTTCATCCCGTTTCGCCAAGTAAAAGAGAGCGGCGAGGAAGGCGAGTCGATCATGGGAGTGATCGAGATCGTCAAGGACCTGTCGCGCGACTACACGGCGATCCTGAAGTTGCAGAGTCGAATCATTCTCGTTTCCAGCGTGGTCATGACCGTGCTCTTTCTGGTACTGCGGACCATCGTCTGGCGAGCCGGCAAGATTATCGAAAGAAAGACGGTGGAACGACTGAAGCTGGAAGAGCAGCTCAACCGCACCGAACGGTTGGCCCAGCTGGGCACCATGGTGGCTACCGTATCGCACGAGATCAAGAGCCCGCTCGGGATCGTCCGCAGTACCGCCGACATCCTGAAAAAACGGATTGCCAAGGTCGCTCCGGGCAATGAAAACCTGGCCCAAATCATCATCGACGAGACCACCCGGCTCAACACCATCGTCACCGAATTTCTCGATTTCGCCCGTCCGCAGGAACCGAAGCTGCAGCGCCACGATGTGCATCAGGTGCTGACCCGGGCGGTTGGGTTTATCCGGCCGATGGCCGAAGAAAAAAAGATTGCCATCGACGTGGAGATGTTGCCAGAGGCGATGGAAAAAGATCTGGATGAGGACATGATCTACCGGGTCTTCCTCAATGTCCTGATCAACGGCCTGCAGGCGACTGAGTCGGGAGGCAGGATCAGAATCGAGACCCGGCGAGGGCCGGCGGGGGAGGCGGTGGTCCGCGTGTCCGACACCGGTATCGGCATGTCACCGGAGCTGTTGGAACAGGTGTTTCAGCCGTTTTTCACCGACAAGCGCAAAGGCACCGGGTTGGGCCTGGCGATTGCCTTGAACAGTGTTGAGCGCCATCATGGGACTATTTCAGTGGAAAGCCGTGAAGGAGCCGGATCGACCTTTACCATCGTCCTGCCCTGA
- a CDS encoding ABC transporter permease codes for MNVTPLSVLDLAIATALVLVLAVLSLHLRLGIGGRLLISTGRMIVQLLLIGMVLQTLFTSKVWWFMVLISAVMLTAAGYEVRSRLKYRVRGFYGFGVGLGSMFISSFSVTLLTLMVILQQEPWWEPRYAIPILGMLLGNTMNGVALAADRLTSMFIEQKEMIEQRLMLGETWPQAIGELRRDCMRTGMIPIINSMAAAGLVSLPGMMTGQILGGSPPVEAVKYQILIMLLIAAGAGFGVVGAIVMIERRLFDRRHRLRLQELISPH; via the coding sequence ATGAACGTCACACCGCTCAGTGTCCTCGACCTGGCGATCGCCACCGCCCTGGTGCTGGTGCTCGCAGTTCTTTCCCTTCATTTACGGCTGGGTATCGGGGGGCGCCTGCTCATTTCCACCGGGCGGATGATCGTCCAATTGCTGCTTATCGGTATGGTGCTGCAGACCCTGTTCACCAGTAAGGTATGGTGGTTCATGGTCCTGATCTCGGCGGTGATGCTCACCGCCGCCGGATATGAGGTTCGCAGCCGGCTCAAATACCGGGTACGCGGTTTTTACGGGTTCGGGGTCGGGCTCGGATCCATGTTCATTTCTTCGTTCTCGGTAACGCTTCTGACCCTGATGGTGATCCTGCAGCAGGAGCCGTGGTGGGAGCCTCGTTATGCCATCCCGATTCTCGGTATGCTGCTCGGTAACACCATGAACGGGGTCGCTTTGGCCGCCGATCGTTTGACCAGTATGTTCATCGAGCAAAAAGAAATGATCGAACAGCGCCTGATGCTTGGGGAAACCTGGCCTCAGGCGATCGGTGAGCTGCGCCGGGATTGCATGCGCACCGGCATGATCCCGATCATCAATTCCATGGCGGCTGCCGGATTGGTCAGTTTGCCGGGGATGATGACCGGCCAGATACTCGGTGGCAGCCCGCCGGTGGAAGCGGTTAAGTATCAGATTCTCATCATGTTGCTGATCGCCGCCGGGGCCGGCTTCGGTGTGGTCGGTGCGATCGTCATGATTGAACGGCGCCTGTTCGACCGACGTCATCGCTTGCGTCTGCAAGAGCTTATCTCCCCTCACTGA
- a CDS encoding YkgJ family cysteine cluster protein — translation MKDNVLNEKEKTLFGKELNPSHIEPVKLTMDSRIKFRCHPGVRCFTACCGNIKIILTPYDILMLTRRLQVPAHEFLQAYTEPTYLEKTDMPGVMLKMRAEDNKCPFVTPEGCTVYSDRPTACRYYPVGMADFREGGSKDADGNELTADEEKFFFLVKEEHCKGHEEEKVWTVREWREDQGVDVRDEMNKKWLRLVMRRKSFGHQAHLSEQAKRMFFMASTDLGYFRRFVFESSFLKTYEIDAELVEKIKTDDIALMFFSFDYLANTLFGAQTEIMKIREDKIREKIEEIKARQDEAVISALKEYEELKNDRGNGG, via the coding sequence ATGAAAGACAACGTATTAAACGAAAAAGAAAAAACACTATTCGGTAAAGAGCTCAACCCGTCTCACATAGAGCCGGTGAAACTGACCATGGACAGCCGGATCAAGTTCCGCTGTCATCCGGGGGTCCGATGTTTCACCGCTTGTTGCGGCAATATCAAAATTATTCTTACCCCTTATGATATTCTCATGCTGACCAGGCGGCTGCAGGTCCCGGCCCATGAGTTTCTTCAGGCTTATACCGAGCCGACCTACCTGGAAAAGACCGATATGCCCGGTGTCATGCTGAAGATGCGGGCGGAAGACAACAAGTGTCCCTTCGTGACGCCGGAGGGATGCACCGTGTACAGCGATCGTCCCACCGCCTGTCGGTACTATCCGGTGGGGATGGCCGATTTTCGCGAAGGCGGCAGCAAGGATGCGGATGGCAATGAGCTTACCGCCGATGAGGAGAAGTTTTTCTTCCTGGTTAAGGAAGAGCATTGCAAGGGCCACGAGGAAGAGAAGGTCTGGACGGTCCGCGAGTGGCGTGAAGACCAGGGAGTCGACGTCCGGGACGAGATGAACAAGAAATGGCTGCGTCTGGTCATGCGCCGTAAATCGTTCGGTCACCAGGCCCATCTCTCCGAACAGGCGAAACGCATGTTTTTCATGGCGAGCACCGATCTCGGGTATTTTCGTCGCTTCGTCTTTGAGAGTTCCTTTCTGAAGACCTACGAGATCGATGCCGAACTGGTGGAGAAGATCAAGACCGATGATATCGCCCTGATGTTTTTCTCTTTCGATTATCTGGCCAACACCCTGTTCGGTGCCCAGACGGAGATCATGAAGATCCGGGAGGACAAAATCCGTGAGAAGATCGAGGAGATCAAGGCCCGCCAGGACGAGGCGGTCATTTCCGCACTCAAGGAATACGAAGAGTTGAAAAATGATCGGGGCAACGGAGGTTGA
- a CDS encoding ABC transporter ATP-binding protein — MRDLRYGDNGPYRFFVRGGECVSISGPSGVGKSLLLRAIVDLDEHRGEILLNGRTSLSYPAPVWRRLVSLVPAEPRWWYPRVGQHLPAGWNEEQVRPLLEACGFSTEVLQWQVSRLSTGEKQRLAVVRSLAREPAALLLDETGSALDQQNLLLLEALLASYRQTREVPVLWVSHDQDQLKRVATRRLYLSRDHLHDAAASDSSGGAP; from the coding sequence GTGAGAGATCTCCGCTATGGAGACAACGGTCCTTACCGATTCTTTGTGCGGGGCGGGGAATGCGTCAGCATCAGCGGTCCTTCCGGGGTGGGCAAGTCCTTGCTGCTGCGAGCGATCGTCGATCTCGACGAACACCGGGGGGAGATCCTGCTCAACGGCCGCACTTCTCTCTCTTATCCTGCCCCGGTTTGGCGCCGGCTGGTATCGCTGGTGCCGGCGGAGCCGCGCTGGTGGTATCCTCGGGTCGGCCAGCATCTCCCTGCCGGTTGGAACGAGGAGCAGGTCAGGCCGCTGCTCGAGGCGTGCGGTTTTTCCACCGAAGTTCTGCAATGGCAGGTCAGCCGGCTCTCCACCGGCGAAAAGCAACGGCTGGCGGTGGTCCGTTCACTGGCTCGGGAACCCGCGGCATTGCTGCTCGACGAGACCGGATCGGCGCTTGATCAACAAAATCTGTTGCTTCTCGAGGCCCTTCTCGCATCCTATCGGCAAACAAGAGAGGTCCCGGTTCTCTGGGTCAGCCATGATCAGGATCAACTGAAACGGGTTGCGACCCGGCGCCTCTATCTTTCTCGCGACCATCTGCACGACGCAGCTGCTTCTGATTCGTCCGGGGGGGCTCCATGA